TGAGCCGTTACACGCTGGTGAGCTTCAGCCGGGTGCCGTACCGTCTGGCGTACGAGGTGGGCGCCATCGCGGGCGGAATCGTCGCCGAGCTGAGCGAGGGCCTCACCCGTGCGGAGGACGTGGACCTGGACCGGGCCCGCACGCTCATCCACGAGCGGCTGGTGCCCTTCGTGAAGGAGCATTCGGATGGATTTCGGCTTGAAGGGTCGGCGGGCACTGGTGATGGGAGCCTCCAGCGGGCTGGGGTACGCCATCGCCGAGCAGCTGGTGAAGGAAGGGGCGAGGGTGGCCATCTGCTCGCGCAGCGAGGAGCGGATCCGCGAGGCGGCGAAGCGGATGGGCGCCTCGCTGGGGGTGGCGGCGGACACGACGAAGCCGGGCGCGACGAAGGCGCTGGTGGAGAAGGTGGTGGGGGAGCTGGGGGGCGTGGACGTGCTCGTGGTGAACACGGGCGGGCCGCCGAAGGGGAGCATCGAGAAGATTTCAGCCGAGCAGTGGCAGGAGGGCTTCCAGAGCCTGTGGATGAGCGTGGTGGAGGGGCTGCAGGCGACGCTGCCGGGGATGAAGGAGAGACACTGGGGACGAATCATCCTGGTGACATCGGTGGCGGCGCGCGAGGCGATGCCGCAGTTGACGATCTCCAACGGCTTGCGAGCGGGGTTGATGGGACTGGTGAAGACCGTCAGTAACGAGGTGGCGGAGCACGGCGTCACCATCAACGGGGTGCAGCCGGGCTACCATGCGACGGAGCGCCTCAAGGAGCTGGGAGTCCCCGAGGACAAGATCACCTCGGCGATTCCGGCGCGCCGGCTGGGCAAGCCGGAGGAGCTGGGAGCGCTGGTGACGTTCCTGGCATCGGAGCAGGCGGGCTACATCACAGGCCAGTCGATCGCGATCGACGGAGGCTGGATGCGAGGCTTCTGACATCGCATTCCCCCTCCCTCCCTCCCTCCCTCCTTCCCTCCCTCTCCCTCTGGGAGAGGGTCGGGGTGAGGGTATACGCCCTCGTGAGGATGCCCGTGCCTCACATCAGTGAATCCACCGCCTCGACGACCCGTGACCACTCCTTCGCACGCGGGTCGATGACCTCGAAGTGCTCGGCGCCCGGCAGGCTCACGAGCCGTACACTATCCCCGAGCTTCGTGGCGCGAGCGTGGTACTCGGTACTCAGGGTGAGCGGGACGGTGGAGTCCTCTTCCCCATGCACCAGGACCTGCCTCACGCCGAGGGGCAGGAGCGAGGCGGGAGACGCGAGCGCATAGCGTTCAGGCACCTGCGCGGGCGTGCCCCCGAGGAATGCCTCGACAATCCCATCCCCGAGGTTCAGCGCGTGAGCGCGCTCCAGATCCACCACACCCGCGAGTGACACGGCGCCTCGCGGAACGAAGGGCTTCCCGGTGTGCAGCGGCTGCCCGGGCTCCAACCGCCCACGGCCCGCGAGCCAGAGGGCCAGGTGCCCTCCGGCCGAGTGCCCCAGGGTGACCACGCGCCCGAGGTCCAACGGGTAGCGGTCCGCCAGGGTGCGGAGGAAATCCATCCCCTGCGCGACATCCTCGAAGGTGCCGGTCCAGCCGCCGCCGGGGTGGCCGACGCGCCGGTACTCGAGGCTCCAGGTGGCCTGGCCCCGTTGAGTGAGAGCCGCGCACAGGTGTCCCACATGCTCGAGGTCATACCGAGCGCGCCAGAAGCCGCCATGCACCACGACGACGACCGGATGGGGGCCCTGGCCGCGAGGCAGGCGCAGGTCCCCGAACTGGTGGGGGTCGGTGCCATAGGGAATCCGTGCGTCGGCGGGCGGCGCGGGCGTCTCGAGCATCCAGGGGTGGCTCATGGGGGCGATGATGGGCCGGAGACGGCGGATGCATCAACAGTGTCACGCCGAGTGCGCGCACCCATGAAAATCATTCCCCCGAGCGAGGGCGCGGCGGTAGGAACGGGCGAGACACGAGGAAACGAAGCCGAGGGAGAAGAGATGACCGAGCGCCAACTGTGGGAGCGCTACAAGAAGTACCTGTGCGGGGTGGAGAAGGTCGGGCTGACGCTCGACGTGTCGCGGATGAGCTTCGCCGACGATTTCATCGAGCGGATGCGCGGCCCCATGGAGAAGGCCTTCGATGCGATGGAGACCCTGGAGAAGGGAGCCATCGCGAATCCGGACGAGAAGCGGATGGTGGGGCACTACTGGCTGCGCGCTCCCGAGCGAGCTCCGGAGGCGGGCCTCGGGAAGGAGATTCAAGACACGGTGGCGGCCGTTCGCGGCTTCGCGGATGACGTGCACGCCGGCCGGGTGAAGCCTCCGAAGGCGGACCGCTTCACGCGGGTGCTGCTCGTGGGAATCGGTGGCTCGGCGCTGGGGCCGCAGCTGGTGGCGGACGCGCTCGGCACGGCGGCGGACCGGATGCAGGTGTTCTTCTTCGACAACACGGACCCGGACGGGATGGACCGGGTGCTGGCGCAGCTCGGGGACAGGCTCTCCGAGACGCTCACCGTGGTCATCAGCAAGTCGGGCGGTACGAAGGAGACGCGCAACGGCATGGTGGAGGCCGAGCGCGCGTACCAGCAGAAGGGGTTGGACTTCGGCAAGCACGCGGTGGCGGTGACGGGCGGGGGCAGCGAGCTGGACCGCTACGCGAAGAAGGGCGGCTGGCTGCGGGCGTTCCCCATGTGGGACTGGGTTGGAGGACGCACCTCGGTGCTGTCGGCGGTGGGCCTGCTGCCGGCGAGGCTCCAGGGGCTGGACATCGACGGGATGCTGGCGGGCGCGCGTGACATGGACGAGGCGACGCGCCAGCGCGACCCGCTGCGCAACCCGGCCGCGCTGATGGCGCTCATGTGGTTCCACGCGGGCAACGGGCGTGGCCAGAAGGACATGGTCATCCTTCCGTACAAGGACCGGCTGATGCTGATGTCCAGGTACCTCCAGCAGCTGGTGATGGAGTCACTGGGCAAGGAGAAGGACCTGGACGGCAAGGTGGTGAACCAGGGTATCGCCGTGTACGGCAACAAGGGCTCCACGGACCAGCATGCCTACGTGCAGCAGCTGCGCGAGGGCGTGAACAACTTCTTCGTCACCTTCCTGGAGGTGTTGAAGGACCGCGGGGGCACGTCGATGCAGGTGGAGCCGGACATCACGAGCGGGGACTACCTGCTGGGCTTCTTCCTGGGGACGCGGCGGGCGCTGTTCGAGAAGGGCCGCGAGTCGATGACGCTCACGGTGCCGGACGTGAGCGCGCGGACGGTGGGGGCGCTGATCGCCCTGTACGAGCGGGCAGTAGGCTTCTACGCGACACTGGTGAACATCAACGCGTACCACCAGCCGGGAGTGGAGGCGGGGAAGAAGGCGGCGGGCGTGGTGCTGGAGCTGCAGGGCAAGGCGCTGGCGAAGCTGCGCGGGGACAAGACGAAGGGCTACACCGCCGAGGATCTCGCGGTGGCGGTGGGGGCAGCGGACGAGGTGGAGACGGTGTTCAAGGTGCTGGAGCACCTGTCTGCGAACCCGGACCACGGCGTGAAGCGCGAGCCGGGAGCCACACGGTTCGACGCACGCTTCCGCGCGAGCTGAAACGACAAACAAACTCCCTCTCCCTTCGGGAGAGGGTCGGGGTGAGGGTAGCTCGCATACACGGGTTGCGAGCCCCCGTCTCTGTTCAGTTCCCACCGTGCCAATGACTCACGGGCACGTCGTGTGGCGGGGCGGTGATTCACGGGTAATGGAGGAATGACTCCATAAAAAAGGGGATTCCCGTGAATCACACCGTGCTGCTCGTGGAAGACAGCAACACCATCCGGCACATCATCAAGATCTACTTGATGAAGCTGAAACTGGGATTCCTTGACGCGAGTGGGGGCGAGCAGGGGCTCCAGCTGCTGGAGACGAACCCGGTGCATCTCATCATCGCGGACGTGAACATGCCGGGCGGGATGGATGGCTTGGAGTTCGTGCGCCGGGTCCGCGCGAGTGAGCGGGAGCAGGTGCGCAAGGTGCCCATCGTGCTGCTCACGGGAGGCAAGGCGCCGGACCTCGAGACGAGGGCGCGCCAGGCCGGAGCCTCCGAGTTCGTGCGCAAACCCGTCTCCATCGAGGATCTCGCGACGGTGGTGCGGCGGCATCTCCCGCTTTCAGAGGATGCGAGTCTCGTCGCCTGACGCGACATCGGTGTCCGGCCTCCACGGGCTGGCGCGGACATGTGTCCGGACAGGTGTCCGGTCCCGTGCCATTCCGTCATGCGTGCCGCGGACAGCGGCGCACGCGCAACTCACGGAATCTCCAGGGGTTCCCTCGAAATTTCGAGGGTGTTTCCGCGGAGGGTCAAGGCTTCCAGGAGCGGGGGGCTGGCGGCACGCCAGTTGCTCACGCGGACAGCGATGCTCACTGTTCCTCGGGGTTGACGTGTGAGGCCCTGGGGCTGACAGAGCCGTCGTCGTGGGCTCGGCCCGAGAGGTCGTTCACACACCGTGACGGAATGAAGGTGGGGCCCGGGGGGGTCTCCAGCATTCCGGAGCGCAGCGGTACCGGAGGGCGGGCACGGATTCGCGCATGGCCGTGACCCGCCTTCCGGACCGCGTCTCCGATCCCCTCCACACCGCCCACGACATGTCGCAGTCGGGTGCTCAACATCCCCGTGCGTCCCGAGTCCCGGAGTGTTCAGCCCTGGTCGTGCCGAGGCGGCCGTGAATGCCATCGGGTCGACACACGCGGGTTCTTCCGGAATTCTGTCTTTGGATTCGAGGGGGCTCCATGAAGCGCAGCGTTCTGATCGTGGATGACAGCGATACCATCCGGCACATCATCAAGGTGTATTTGATGAAGTTGAAGCTGGGGTTTCTGGATGCGGATCGAGCGGATAGGGGATTGCGGCTGCTGGGCTCGAGCCCCGTGGATCTCATCATCGCGGACTTCAACATGCCGGGGATGAACGGCCTGGACTTCGTGCGCCAGGTGCGCGCGGACGAGCGGCCCGAGGTGTGCCACCTGCCCATCGTGCTGCTCACCGGGGGCAAGGCGCCGGATCTCGATCTGCGGGCGGTGCAGGCCGGTGCCTCCGAGTTCGTGCGCAAGCCCATCTCCAGCGCCGCGCTCACGGCCGTGGTGCGCAGGCATCTCCGGATGCCCGAGGAGGTGGACCACCTCGTGGCCTGAGGCGCGTGGGCCTCACTCGAAGACGAAGCGTTTGACGGACATGAGCGGCGCGATGCGCGGAAACCGGGCGTAGCCCGGCGGTCCCACTTCGACCTCTTCCACCCCGTCTGAAT
The genomic region above belongs to Archangium lipolyticum and contains:
- a CDS encoding SDR family oxidoreductase, with the translated sequence MGASSGLGYAIAEQLVKEGARVAICSRSEERIREAAKRMGASLGVAADTTKPGATKALVEKVVGELGGVDVLVVNTGGPPKGSIEKISAEQWQEGFQSLWMSVVEGLQATLPGMKERHWGRIILVTSVAAREAMPQLTISNGLRAGLMGLVKTVSNEVAEHGVTINGVQPGYHATERLKELGVPEDKITSAIPARRLGKPEELGALVTFLASEQAGYITGQSIAIDGGWMRGF
- a CDS encoding alpha/beta hydrolase, producing the protein MSHPWMLETPAPPADARIPYGTDPHQFGDLRLPRGQGPHPVVVVVHGGFWRARYDLEHVGHLCAALTQRGQATWSLEYRRVGHPGGGWTGTFEDVAQGMDFLRTLADRYPLDLGRVVTLGHSAGGHLALWLAGRGRLEPGQPLHTGKPFVPRGAVSLAGVVDLERAHALNLGDGIVEAFLGGTPAQVPERYALASPASLLPLGVRQVLVHGEEDSTVPLTLSTEYHARATKLGDSVRLVSLPGAEHFEVIDPRAKEWSRVVEAVDSLM
- a CDS encoding glucose-6-phosphate isomerase — protein: MTERQLWERYKKYLCGVEKVGLTLDVSRMSFADDFIERMRGPMEKAFDAMETLEKGAIANPDEKRMVGHYWLRAPERAPEAGLGKEIQDTVAAVRGFADDVHAGRVKPPKADRFTRVLLVGIGGSALGPQLVADALGTAADRMQVFFFDNTDPDGMDRVLAQLGDRLSETLTVVISKSGGTKETRNGMVEAERAYQQKGLDFGKHAVAVTGGGSELDRYAKKGGWLRAFPMWDWVGGRTSVLSAVGLLPARLQGLDIDGMLAGARDMDEATRQRDPLRNPAALMALMWFHAGNGRGQKDMVILPYKDRLMLMSRYLQQLVMESLGKEKDLDGKVVNQGIAVYGNKGSTDQHAYVQQLREGVNNFFVTFLEVLKDRGGTSMQVEPDITSGDYLLGFFLGTRRALFEKGRESMTLTVPDVSARTVGALIALYERAVGFYATLVNINAYHQPGVEAGKKAAGVVLELQGKALAKLRGDKTKGYTAEDLAVAVGAADEVETVFKVLEHLSANPDHGVKREPGATRFDARFRAS
- a CDS encoding response regulator encodes the protein MNHTVLLVEDSNTIRHIIKIYLMKLKLGFLDASGGEQGLQLLETNPVHLIIADVNMPGGMDGLEFVRRVRASEREQVRKVPIVLLTGGKAPDLETRARQAGASEFVRKPVSIEDLATVVRRHLPLSEDASLVA
- a CDS encoding response regulator, with protein sequence MKRSVLIVDDSDTIRHIIKVYLMKLKLGFLDADRADRGLRLLGSSPVDLIIADFNMPGMNGLDFVRQVRADERPEVCHLPIVLLTGGKAPDLDLRAVQAGASEFVRKPISSAALTAVVRRHLRMPEEVDHLVA